Sequence from the Erythrolamprus reginae isolate rEryReg1 chromosome 2, rEryReg1.hap1, whole genome shotgun sequence genome:
tttccagccctaatcaggtgctattaatgttcccaagctcttatcagcttgcaagctctgtcattgttattctctgcaaagaagaatgttttccaagccctaagtctgcaggatttttttccattGCATTACCTGCTCAGACTGATTCTTTcctggtgctaatgatgttcccagctcttactggcttgcaagcttgttGCTTGCTACTTGTTACTCTCTCAaaataagcccttaaccaggggataaaataatgtgctgaagttgaccagactaaggatgctagccagatgaatacagtacctggtaagcagattcttttccctgttttcctcccgcaaaactaatgtgtgtcttatattctgaaaaatatggtatgtatgtatgtatgtatgtatgtatgtatctatatgtatatatgcatagtagattttcacaggtataggtatgtaAGTCTTGATGTATTTGGGTCTTTTCACCAATCttggtgacatttcgacgaggtaccactcgtcatcttcaggctggtgctatCAGCTTTGTGCTAGTGCAAATACTAGGGCTTCATGCTAGGGCTTTGTTTGCCCTAGcatgaagccaaaagcaccagcctgaagatgaataagaccttgtcgaaatgtcgccaagattctatcaatcttacatgggaaaagacccaaatagccaagacctacatatacatatatgtgtgtgtgtgtgtgtgtgtgtgtgtgtacatatgtataaacacacaccatatgtgtgtatttttatttaaaaaattaaaagataaagaTAATTTAGATTAATATAGAGTaagataaaaaaatgaaaaagaaagatttaaaaagatctAATAGCGGAAGAAAAAGAGTtaatgttaaaaagaaaaaagatacaaagaAGTAATTCCTGAACTTTACAGcagttttagattttattttcaaatttactTTCTCTAAAGTTATGCTGTGACTATTTCTATAAGCTGACTATCTTATGAGATCATTAAAACTACAATCATGTTCACTTTTTTTAGTTTTATGCAAAGTGGCTTTTCCACCCagcttaaacattttttttttctgatcaaACAAGGCAAATTGGTCAATGGGCTAAGTCAAATGTTGACAAATATCTTAACTGAGTATTTCCCAGTTTAGGAAACTGCAGATGGTTTCTTCCCCTACTAAATTAAGAGAAAAGATATCTGaaagttttattattatattagtgaTGGACTTCATGACCATCCAAAATTTCTTGAAATTCTTTTCAAACTTATTCtaaatcatgggtgtcaaactcaccatCACGTGATTGTCACATGATGCTTCACATTTTTCCCATTCATGGAGTTGGGGTGGCTGTGGCCTGCGGATAATGCATCCGGCtcatgggctgccagtttgacactcctgtgtcTAGATAATGGTGAAGGAAAatgtctaaatcaggggtctccaatcctGACAAATTTAAGACttttgaatttcaactcccaggattctgggagttgaagtccacaagtctttaagttgccaatgCTGGAGAGCCTGGTCTAAATCACATTCTCTTTCTCCATGTTATGGGCAATAGGTTTTATTTGAAATAGTTACAAAGCCATTTTCAGAAGGAACACTAAAATGATATGAGATACCAACTCTTAACAAATGtaacatttaattaaaaaaaatagatttcattCAATGAACACAGAGGTTGAATAATAAAGGACCAAAGAACTTTCAGGAACTATAGTTGGATCTTAGTATTTTATGTTGCTATTCAATCTCAAATCTCAGATATACCACATCTCATAAATATAATTTAGTGCAGAAccataaattcatttttcatttatatagtatagagcagggatgggcaattaatttagcCATAGGgacgcatgagaaattgggatggttttagataatataattaactcagttctacccaatactgtatattattgggtagaactgagttaattatattataattataaattataattataaattatattatattatatatatataattgtgtgttatatattatatcttgaacacccggttcttatctagaaaaattggaCCAACCTCCCTGGGCCGGTCACCAACAGAAggtgggccacatccggcccttgggccgcatcttgcccaggtctggtatagagcaatgaaaaagaagATAAGATACATTACAGCTTGCCCCTGTAATGCTTTTGAAGTCCtactattcatttatttgttctgAGAGGACTAATGATGGGTTTCTATTGAGAAATACGTAGTGCAAAAATTCTCACGTTAAATGCCAATATTAAAGATTTATCATCAAACTTGTGGACATGTCAATAACTTGATAATGAAAGCAACCTTGGTAAGTGAAGCAGACAATAATACTGAATAACACCCCTGCCTCCCTCAGAAAACAGAGCTATGGCATTTTAAATTTATGATATAAGCCAACTGTCcttatttattggttggttggttggttaaatTTATTTTGCTGTGATGTTCCGCTgggtagcttacaacaacaaaacagaaaaaaatgataaaaatgtaaCCATAACAACAGCAAaggaataaaacaataaaaataaatgatgaaaGTACAATTAATGCGATAAAGCATTAAGGAAATGaacataaattaaaaaatataaggaCAAAGACATGATTGCATGTATAGAAAAAAAGTCAATTTGTAAACATAATTTAACCTTGAGGACATGGAGTAACATGTAGTCTTTCATTACATTCATAGTGAATTCATCACAGAACAAATGTATTCTATCAAGCATTGCACAAATTCTCAGGTCACAACCATTCATTCACCAACCATTTACAGTTAAAATGGTACTAAACAATTAAAACCTACAACAGGTCCTTGGAGTTCCAATCCTTGCAGCGTCCCTGTGTTCACATAGCATTAGCACTAGCAataacttagacttatatgccgcttcatcatgctttacagctctctctaaggctaagcagtttacagagtcagcatattgctcccaacaacaatctgggtccttattttactgacctcggaaggatggaacgctGGGTCAAATGTGAGCCTGTAAGAATCGAATTGGTGGCAGTGGCAATATTACACactagccactgtgccaccacagctccatGATTACATCAAGCTTGACATTTTTGCTATTTCTGACTTTCaatgccagcttcccacaagtaAATGTTTTACTTGGATACGTTTCCATTTGTTGATTCTAATGTGTTCTGTTGGGGTCTCTGGTAGActgctcccaaaaattcacaggtaaaaattttagacacacacacatttgaaaattcaaaacaatgttctttataatgaaaattcccttaacccaagccctcttttggtatagcaaagagtactcgtctccaaacaaactggtaatttgtacaagtcccttatcagttctgagatacttagcttgcagctgtgagggaattcacagtccttctttcacaaagtgaaacacactttgctctggtttagtttcaaagcagggaaaaatcagcacacaaaaggtcaaagtcacgaaacacaaggatcagataatcctccacaatggccaaacccacaggctgctatttataacagcctcactaatcagttgttgttgcctatgcatcgctctccacatgggtggctgtatcattaactcttgttctgaatccaaggaggagctagataattgatctccttctgagctgtctgccacactctcctcctccctgtcactcatgtcttcttggtcagagaagccttcatcagcagattccaccaggggcaaaacaggcctgcagcatgtggatgtctcccccacatccacagtccttggggcaggagctgggccagagctaaccacaaaataTTGTATActgctagatcagtgtttcccaaccttggcaacttgaagatatttggacttcaactcccagagttctccagccagcaaatgctgactggggaactctgggagttgaagtccaaatttcttcaagttgccaaggttgggaaacactgtgctagatctGCTGGtggcaaattttttttttttctcttgatcAGTTGAGGCAGCTGGTGGGAAGTTAGAAGCCATCATCATGCAAAGTTCTCACCTAAAGACCACATAATCCCCATTTAACAACAGTACCTGGGACTGCCATAATTGCTGTTGATAAGCAATATAGTCATGTGATGTCACACTTTATAACTGCGATGTTTAGCAAAAGACTTTCCCACTTGTCATCATATTCCAAAGATTATTTAAAGTTGTATCTTCCCATCATGACAGAATGATCGTCCTTGCTTCATTAATTGCTCTTCATCTACTGATAAATGCCAAATGACTGGGATATAAGACAGCATCacaataatattaatttattttctgaAAGTTACATTAATAAAGTTATGGCTATTAAACCCAAATACTTATGGGACACCAAGGGATACTTACCACGTAGGCTTGTTGCATTATTGAAGCAATAACAGAACAAGCCTATACCACAAGTATCCCCTCATCAAGTGATAGTTCCAGCAAACTTTGGTTATACTGACAGCCAACACTTTCTAAATATTCTCTGAACATTTAGCATGCTGGACATGCAGGTTTCTTTAAGAAGTTACCAGCGCTGAATGAATTATTTCTTTGTATAATTGTTGGTAGTAATTTGTTGTCTCACAGTTCATTTGTTCAGCTAATCATGTTACTTTGCCCTGATTTGCTAGGTTAAACACATTTGACAGCAGCTGTTAGGGTTACAACTCAAGACACACATGGAATTATTTAGCAGGTTAATACATCCTCCAGGTCACTTAATGGCCACAGAATGGATAAGGATATTCATATAACCTTTACTGGCTATGACAAATGGCACTTCCCAAGAAGCTGATAATGCCATTATTTCCTCCCAAGTATCTTATGATTCCTTGCTAATCAACTATGTTCAATGAGGCTATTGAGGTTATATGTATTCTAGCCAAACTCACTGCTCCAGATGCCAGTACatgaataaaaggaaaagatgaaCATCCCTAAAGAAAGGAACAGTTCGGTTTAAGCTGAGGCCTGAATTCTCCAATTAGCAGCAGTATCCATGTAAAGTGCAGGGGAAACTATGAGAGCGTATCGGCTGGGGATAAAcaggattcttcttcttcttctaagacACTGTTCTTTGACTTGGGCAGTGACATTATATACTTTAGAATCATCAAGCCAATTCGGACGAAGATGCGTAATACCAGAAAAGCAAACGGGATGGCTATTTGTGTGACATGAAAAATAGTCGTGCTTAGCTCGCTCACCACACAGGTCAGGCAGAAGACCGCGAGGCTCACACAGGGGTAGAGAGAAAGCTTTGCGAACATGAAGGCGTGCTCTTTGCCACCATACTGGGCAGAAGGATGCAATGTCTCGACTTCGTGGAAGAGCGCAGCAATCCATATGCTGAACTGGAAGATGCTTGCAAAAAAAATGGTAACGCAGCTAATCTGAATGGCTTCTATTTCGTTGTAAGACTTCTCGGCGAACTCGCTGGTCAGCTGGTAAGCGAGAGGCAGTCCACCAATAAAAGCCAAAGAAAGAGTATTAAGGAGGGTCATCAGACGCGTGGCTTTTGTCACATGGAGGAAGAGCGAATGATGGACAAACCAGAGAAGACCAATGGTTGCAAACGATCCGAAGTAGGCAAGGAAACTTGGACCAAATTCTCTTAATGCTTCAGCCAGATGACCACGGTATTTCTCTTTAACCATGTTATCATCAGGAACGTTATCTTCACTGTTGAGTAAAAGAAAACTATGTATTTAGATCAGActcacaaaaaatattttaaagtgatACTTCATGGATTTCATTTTGGTTTATTGAATGTGTTTACAGCTTCAATAACTGTTTGAATACATTTCATTCCATCTGCCTAAGCAAGAAGAAAATGTAAGCGCCTCAAGCAAAACTCCTGAAGTTCAGACTCCTTTTGGGTCAATAATTGTAATTATTGACTTAGCAAAGAaacaggtggcatacaaatttaacaaataaaatctGGATCGAagatggtgctcatctccatttcttagcagAGGTGGTCAGCTTTGTCCAACAAAATttccgtggtcatgtgaccaacatGACTATAGACCAAAGTGCACAGAATGTTATCTTCTTAGataaatggtacctatttatctactcgcattggCATGCTTTCAATCTGCTAGGTAGGCAGGATCATGTTGACCTTGATGATCATGGATCATCATGCCAACTATGATAATAAATATCcctaatcacacacacacacacacacacacacacacacacacacacatttctcttAGCACTACATCACACTTGAAAATACTGGCTGCGGTTTTATTCTATTGCAGAAGACTTACCATATGTCCAGAATTAACAGGGTTGCAACAATTGCATAAACTCCATCACTGAAACTTTCCACACGTTCTTTACTCAGGGGTTCCTTAAGATAAGAAGTAAAATACTCCACAGGGAGTTCTTCCTCTTGACCTGCCAATAAAAATTAGCATGCTTAATAAAATTTCTATGTTAAGATGACCATTTGTTTGCTTCTTCGTAAAGCCTTAACCTCTTCCCCCCCAAAGCAGTATCATATTGGATTATCACCATCCTTATTCTATGGCTGCTTTGTTGGAAGCATTGTGTCCGCATTATttttatacaggtagttcttgtttaatgaccattcattcAGCGATGGTTTGAAGTTATGGCAGTTACAGGTCTcctttggtcatgtgatcaaagtttGGGCCCTTGGCAGTCTGTCTGCGTTTACAGTCACAGTACGTGCTTCAACGCCTCCCAACTGCCTGCCTCTCACTATCTTTGTTCTTTTGGCTGTCCTGAACTATTATTTTGTCACCTAGTCCTACACCCCATAACTGACTTTTCACCATTGTTTTTCTCCCACTGATGAGGCTTCAGGGAACACACATGGAGACTTGTgaagagcagtggttctcaacctttctaatgctgcaacctcttaatatagttcctcatgttgtggtgacccccaaccataagtctagcatcaattctcccaacagagctttaagctgattggcaggaaggtcagaaggacaccccacattgtaaatgcctgattggtcagattgtataaacaggttccaaggtgccagaatagaagctttagttcctaacaccaagggaaatttgtcttttcctaaggtcttaggcgacccctgtgaaacggtccttCGACCCCAAAAaggtcccgactcccaggttgagaaccactggtctagtggCTAAGGCACCATGCTAGAAGGTGGGAGTTGGTGAATTCTACTCCTGTCTTAGCCATGAAAattagctgggtgactttaggccaatcattctctctcagcccagcctACCTCTAAGGGTTGTTGTTGAGGGGGAAAATAGGAGGTGGGAGGAGtatcaccttgagttatttataaaaacaataaagatgaaataaacaaaaaaaggcaATAAGCCTTAGCTGTGTATGCTCGGTCAGCAGAGGAAAGaaaatcagccatcaatagatATATAGAAATAGACAAAAAAAAGTCAACAAaaagctaccatattttttggactataagacgcactggtgtataagacacgcCAAAATTtagaagaggtaagtaaggaaaaaaaggtttttgtccTGTTCAAttcctaggagcactctgcaggtctCCCAATCCTTCTGCGAGCCCTGTTTTTCTCAAAAGTGGGTGAAAAATGGGGCCATTTGTGctaaaaatggggcatgcagagggtttgggaggcctgtaaAGAgcttttgggggttgggggaaggcaaaaatgcctgtttttgcaaaaaatgggcaaaaaccaggctgtttttttgtaaaaaaaattgactATTTTTGCCTTCCACAAGCTTCCAGATGCACTCTGCAGATTTCCAAAAACCTCTGCgcagcctgtttttcacaaaaatgggatgattTCAGAAGTTGCACTAACATTTCCACCctatttttttgggtggtggtggtggtgcgtgttatactctgaaaaatatggtaagaagGAAACAAGAAGACCAGCATACATTCTTTCCAATAGCCAACACACAGATAAGCAGGAAATAACAACAGGGGGAAAATCAAGCAAAAACTGTATCCTAACTACCAAGGAGAAAACAACATCCTCTACAAAACTGGCAGGGCAAGTTGCTGCATAGAAGCAGGAGCTAACCCACTCtcagtagcactgatgatgttacgtagttgggtaatgaaatgtctgcaagaaaacaactaagctcagaaagcATCAAGGGCTCCGCCAACATTTCACTTCAAAGTTGAAGAGATTGGGAAAAGGATCATATTGAGAGAAACAGGAAACTCTCCAGGGAAGAACAAGAGattatctagggcagtgtttcccaaccttggcaacttgaagatatttggacttcaactcccagaattccccagccagcaaatgctggctggggaattctgggagctgaagtccagatatcttcaagttgccaaggttgggaaacactgatctagggaacCAAAACATAAATGCTTAAAGTAATATAttcttcttttttgttctttttttttctgtttgagttattatttaattatttactgcTTTTTGATTGTGAGTCTCCACTCATTttacaagatgatgatgatattgtTGGTAAGCATCATCTAGTTGTTAAATTTTCCTGGGGGACGTAAAAAGGTTTATAAAAAAACACTCACCAAGAATTTTGCTTCTAAACCATTTGGTTAGATGGCTGAGAAGTGGGAAAAAAACAATGAGCCCAAGAAACATGTACGACTGCAAGAAAACAGAGACACATTTATTGAACATTTTTGCATTGATACGAAAAGGATGCATTTCCATTTGCCCTGCTTATCATGTACTGTGTAGtccataattaaaataaaagactctttttaatctttgtataataaaaactttaaaaaaaataaaaaataaaataaaagactcTGAATGAATCTTTGGAATTATTTACCAAGAATACGATTTGGAGGAAAAAATAGCACTAAGTCAGTTAACACTTTATCACAATTAAAAAGAATGGCAATTCAGAGTCATGTATTTCACAATTCTTTGTACCAGACTTGGAAAAGAGCATTCCAGTGCTTATGGACCTCTGAAGCATACATGTCCCTGAGAAAAACATCTGCTACTTTTTGGCAATCTGTATAAAGCAACATTTTCCTCCAATATAATAATGTGACTTTTTCTTGTAATTCATTAAGAATCTTGCATACTCATAGCAAGGATAATCTTCCAAAGCTTTATAGAGCCAGAACAGAATTACTCCCACACGAAGGAAAGAATCAACAAGTTTGGAACAACTCCAAGTCTGAAATAGTAGAAAAAGCCTAATGTGTAGATCAGggttgggttccacttacttccCTACTAGTTTGCATCGAatcggaagtgcacattttgcacgCACATGCTTCGCTCATGCGTGCGCCTATGTCACATCggagaaatgaccctctgcgcatgagcagaagcctctgtgcatgcgcagagggttctttgcaagCTGCTTTCAAGGAGCAGCAACTGGAGGAATGGTTCAGGGGCGTGGTCAGCCACCGATCGCTGCCAGTTCAGCAAGAgggggcaaatttccaccaccggtttgggtgaaccagtctgaatcagcagcaacccaccacagGTGTAGACCAAAGGTAGAAAACGATGGTTCTTTCATAGCTTGTggactaactcccagaattcctgagccatctcaggaattctgggagttgaagtccacaaatcataaaggaGCCATGGTTCCCCATCTCTGGTACAGACCCTCAACACAAAATAAAAGCATCTTACAAACATAATCACTAAATTTAAGGCCCACAACATAATGGTACAAcacttgggaaacactgtcttaattCAATGAGCCTAccaatggaaagaagaaaaatgagaaaatggcaGCCAAAAAGCTCAGCGTTGGTCCTCTCAGGATAATCTTTAAGATATGGTACTTATAAAATGCCGTATTTTCAGATTCCTGTATCTGATGATTCAGTAGATATGAATGTCTGAAGCCATATAATACAATCATCGTCTGCAAAACAAGAAAATATTGCTGCACTGTCAGAGGGCAAATAATTGTTTGGATGTAAATTCAAATAATCATAGTTTGGACATGTGGAAGATTTGCCTTGAGTTCTAATAAGGGTATGTTGCACCTGGGATTCAAAGATGAAAAGGTGTTTCAGAGCAGGTGTAGACATATATACCATCCTTTTTTGGGGCGTCCTTAAAGAAGCCATATACTTTTCTGGGCTTACAGAGCAGCTGTGTCCCCACCCATGTCAAAACACCTTATTATACATCCTTAGCTTAACTTTAGGCAGCATGATGGCCCAGAGGTTAAAGATACCTTTAaagatacctccggaaccgtcttctgccgcatgaatcccagcgaccaattaggtcccacagagttggccttctccaggtcctatcaactaaacaatgtcaggtggcgggccccagggggagagcgttctctgtggcggccccggccctttggaatcatctccccccagagattagaaccgcccccaccctccttgcctttggtaaattGCTAAatacccacttatgtcgccagacatggaggaattaagatacccccagggatatatagtttatgcatggaatgatggtgttgcatggttttaatgctggggttttaaatgttttttaatattagatttgttacactgtgttattttgttgtgagccgctctgagtccacggagggggcagcatacaaatcatcattatttatttatttattattattattattattattattattattattattattattattattatactcagTATTGGGTCCTTGGGTGAAGGGTGGCAGTCGGCATTCCAGtgggaaaaatggagctgcacgcgcAGCTGCACATCCCTGATGTGTGTAAGTGCACACACCTgcacaaaatttggcttctgtgcatgcgcaggaagtaaaacTCACACAAGGACACTCAGACGATTTCACCACAaagcaaaaa
This genomic interval carries:
- the TMEM175 gene encoding endosomal/lysosomal proton channel TMEM175, coding for MAEGGGGRVPLVLTPFNHDRRLGELGGGTQASQRLLAYSDALFSIIATVMILPVAHTKIHSDEKLGESVQQLLATKIAVYLMTFLIVTVAWAAHVRLFQVVELIDDVLALANLACMMSITFLPYTFSLMASFPEEPFGLFMFSSCVIIIGVIQTMIVLYGFRHSYLLNHQIQESENTAFYKYHILKIILRGPTLSFLAAIFSFFFFPLSYMFLGLIVFFPLLSHLTKWFRSKILGQEEELPVEYFTSYLKEPLSKERVESFSDGVYAIVATLLILDICEDNVPDDNMVKEKYRGHLAEALREFGPSFLAYFGSFATIGLLWFVHHSLFLHVTKATRLMTLLNTLSLAFIGGLPLAYQLTSEFAEKSYNEIEAIQISCVTIFFASIFQFSIWIAALFHEVETLHPSAQYGGKEHAFMFAKLSLYPCVSLAVFCLTCVVSELSTTIFHVTQIAIPFAFLVLRIFVRIGLMILKYIMSLPKSKNSVLEEEEESCLSPADTLS